TGAGCTAAGGCCACCCTTGGCACAGAGATGACTGCGCCAGccctctgcagagctgggggtggggagcccagggctgggctggcaggggctgtgggttgcgggggaggggcacctgcagggctgggggggcagcgctgggctggcagcgctgggctggctgggggctgcgggtcggggggaggggcattggcagggctagggctggggctggggctgggggggcagggctgggctggcaggtgCTGTGGGttgggggcaccggcagggctgggggggcagggctgggctggcaggggctgtgggttgggggggaggggcacctgcagggctgggggggcagcgctgggctggctgggggctgcgggtcgggggggaggggcactggcagggctcgggctggggctggggggggcagggctgggctggcaggagctgtgggttgggggcaccggcagggctgggggggcagggctgggctggcaggggctgtgggtcgggggggaggggcaccagcagggctggggggcagggctgggctggcaggggctgtgggtcgggggagAGGGGCATCGGcaaggctgggctggcaggggctgtgggtcgggggggaggtgcactggcagggctagggctggggctggggggggcagggctgggctggcaggagctgtgggttgggggcaccggcagggctgggggggcagggctgggctggcaggggctgtgggtcgggggggaggggcaccggcagggctggggggcagggctgggctggctgaggggctGCAAGTCaccagcagggcggggggggctgcagcccTTCAAGGGTTAATCCCGTTTCATGCGGTAATTACAGGCCGTTGTGACTTCCCAGCAGCTGCTGGTTTTCTTGTctccgtggggggggggggaatgaattTCCTGCTGTGGGGGCGtagcccagtcctgccccccacccccttacaaCTGGCAGAGAACAAGAGCGCCCCCTCACTGCACAGCGGGAATCCCTCCTCTAatcaccagcccccccccccgagccagggacagaacccaggcgtcctggctccctgccccccccaaccaccAGCACCCCCTTCttgagccagggacagaacccaggagtcctggctccctgccccccgcaccgagccagggaaagaacccaggcgtcctggctcccagtcccccccgGAATCCTCGGGccacctgctgcccagagctggcaTCTTCCTCTGGGAGAGGATGTTGCATGGGAGGGGGATTGGGGGCGGGGCTGATACGCCCAAGGGGTGGGGCTTCCCTAGGCCGCTCCCCCACTCtaggctccacccccagcccacaaGAACTGCCGGCGCCGGGCTCGGTGGGGTCCGGTGATGTTTATTCTACAACGACATTGGAAAGCTGCGACGGGAGCAActgctctggccccgccccttgtGCCCCCACAAGCTCCGCCCCGTGGGCGGGGCTCCGCAGGCAGCCCGCCTCCTGGAGGGGGATGGTAGGGGGGCAGCACCATCCCTGGGGCCGTGGGACTTTAGAGACTAAAGCAGAATGTGGGGGGCTAAAAAactaacccccccacacccagggcaGGGCCGTGCGCCTCCAGTACGGGGCGCAGGGACCCCCCCACAAGCCCCGCCCCTAGACTTCGACGGTGCTAGGGCCCCCCGAGTGGAAGTAGGGCGCACTGGGTGCTCTcgggggggggtccctggggcTCCTAGAGGCTGCTATTGAGCTGAGGGGATCCCAGGGCACTTGGGGGTCCTGAGGGGTTGGTTGCTGGGAGCACCCCactgttggggggcagggcatcAATAGAGAGTGGATCTCTGGGGGGGCTGGTGGTCCAGTAGGGAGAGGATGGGGGGTCTTTGGCTGACGTACTCCAATCCTGAGGAGCAGGGCGTCATAAGGGGGTACAGCGCAGGTCTGAGCTCACTTCCAGtattggggagcagggaggctcATATGGGGCCCCAGGAGGTGGCTTGCTGATGCACTGCAGTATGGGGGCACGTGTTGGTAGTGGGGTGTAGGGCTGGCTGGTGCACCCCCCTGTCCGGGTGCAGGGGGCTGATATTGGGGtacaggaagtggccagccatGGATGTGGAGGGTCGCTCTGAGGCAGCTGGGGAGGCAATGGGGGGGTACACAGGGTGCTTGGCTGCTGGTGCTGCTTTTTGGGGTGCAGCATCGGTGGGCATGACCGGCATGCAACAGGTGAgtccagcccccccacacacgctCCCATTGTCAGAGGGAGGGTCCCCCACACCTAGGGCCGCCCCATCACAATCCACACAAACGTTGATCCGGCTCTCAAAAAAATTCCCTCCCCCTACAACTTACTCCCCTCgggaggcaggaagggggaaCCCCAGAGTCACCCCCAaaatcccctgctccccccacaggTCCCAGTCACACTCCCCCTGGTGGCAAAAGGGAGTAACACCGCTGGGACTGTGGAGAGCCTGGAGACGTCATTGAGCCagtgggctccctctgctggccacAGGCGGAACGACACCTCCCGAGTCCTCAGCagaacagcgccccctgctggccacgGGCGGAAGGACACCCCCGAGTCCAGAGCagaacagcgccccctgctggccgcCCCCCAGTGTCCGCGCCCCAGGCCCCGGGGCGGCTCAGAGGAAGCCCTGGGAGGGcgagggggcctggggcaggagctTCTCGCAGCGGGCCTTGTAGAGGTCGCGCTCGCGGGCGAGCCGGGCCAGCTCCCCCCGCAGGGCCTCCAGCTCGCGGGCCAGCCGGGATTTCTCCGCCTCCAGCACGTGGCGCTGCTGGACCCGCTTGAAGCGGCAGGACTGGGCGTAGCCGCGGTTCTTCAGCGTGCGCCGCTTCTGCTTCAGCCGCAGCACCTCGTCCTTGCCGACGCCCCGCAGCCGCCGGTTCAGCTCCCGCACCGACATGCCCACGAGCTGCTCGTCCGAGAGCCGGTCGCGGAGCggcgggagctgcgggggaggcaGGAATGAGCCCGGATCGACTGGACAGGGCGAGCTGGAGCCCCCCgctccgacccgcagccccccgctaggccagctctgccccccagctctgccgatgcccctcactcctgacccccagcccccctaCTCTGCTGAAGACCCCCgctccgacccgcagccccctgccagcccagccctggtgccccccgccctgacccgcagcccctggctaggccagctctgccccccagctctgccgatgcccctcactcctgacccccagccccctgccagcccaaccctgccccccacccagctctgccggtgcccctcactcccgacccacagccccccgctagcccagccctgccccccacccagctctgccggtgcccctcactcccaacccacagccccccgctagcccaccctgccccccacccagctctgccggtgcccctcactcccgacccgctgGCCCCCGCCAgccgagccctgcccccctgctctgccattgcccctcactcctgacccgcagcccctgctagcccagccccccccccccagctctgccggtgcccctcactcccgacccacagcccccccgctaacccagccctgccccccacccagctctgccggtgcccctcattcccgacccgcagccccctgccagctcagccctgccccccacccagctctgccggtgcccctcactcctgacccgcagccccccccattcctgacccgcagccccctgccagcccagccctgccccccacccagctctgccggtgccccccactcccgacccacagccccccactcccaacccgcagccccctgctagcccagccctgccccccgccggCTCTGCTGGTGCtccctaagtgtgtgtgtgtgtgtgtgtgtgtgtgtctctctctctctttcccctcacatCCCCTTCTCCAGCCTTACCCCTCTCACCACCCACTCCCTGTctaccttccccaccccttttctctCTGCCCCCACAACTCACCTGCTGTTGCGGCTGGAGCAGCCCCCCGGGGCAGAACCCCCCCTCGgctgccccccccagcagggcCTCCACCGCTTCCTCcgggctcagccccagcccctccccgcccccggccatCTGCTGGTGCAACGCCGCCAGCCAgcagagctcctccagccctgccttggggtcccctccatcccccatccccacttCGCTCAGCGTGGGGGAGGGTGGcacagagctgcagggggaggggcccaggGAGGCCCCGCCCATTGGGCCGGCCAGCTCACGCTTGACCTCAAACTTCAGCAGGTCAAAATCGTTGAGATATTCCAGGGCCAGGGGGCTGGTGGGGAACTCGGCTAGGGGCACCGACATCCTGGGTGGGGCAGCGTCGTGGGGCCTGAGAcctgggggagagaagagagacaggTGAGGGGCCTGGGGCTGATTGGGCAGCAGACCCACTCCACTCTATATGGACCAGCAGTGTCTAAGGACCGGGGTATATGGACCGGCTGTGTCCAAGGACTGGCTTTCTATGTGGACCAGTTATATGGACCAGCTTTGTCAATGGGCCAGCTATACAGACCAACTTTCTAAACAGAAGAGCTACGTGGACCAGTTGTGTCTATGGACTGGCTTTCTACATAGACCAGCTTTGTCTATGGACCAGTTCTACAGACTCTATCTATACAGAGTAGTTTTCTGGTTTTATAAACCAGATATATGGACCAGCTGTGTATAGAGACTGGGATAAAGACCAGCTTTCTCTATAGGCCAGGTATAGGTAACAGCTAAGTCTTGGACTGGCTATATGGACCAATTCGCTATATTCACCAGCTATATAGACAGCCAAGGAACCACCCAGGTATCAGGGCAAAAGGATGTCTCCAATATAGGGTCCTTGCTCTATACAGATCTGTCTCCTATAGACCAGTGGCTGTATATGGACTGGATTGATGTATGGTCCAATTTGGCTGGATTCACACAGGCTTTGCATTATGGGGTCCACTGTTCCCTCTGAGCTGTGCACGCgggcacacagatcctaaaccccatgcacacgGCTCAACACCGTgtgcacaaacatttgcacagaagaaatttttttgcacacacggcctgacaaaaattagagggaacattgatggGGTCCCTTGCTCTATATAggctgcctctggctcacagacCAACAGGTCTACATGGGCCACCTGTGTGTATATGGACCAGTTCGGGGTAAGGACCGGGCTAGACAGACCGCAGAGAGAGCAGAGCAAGGCTAATGCTGCAAAGGCCCCCTCTGGTGGCAGACGGCCGCGTATGGACCAGCCCAGGTACCATCCCCCAATTTCTCCCTCTCACAGGCGTTCCCGTCCCCTTCCCCTGTACAGCTCCTTGTCCCCCCACACGCCCCTTCCATCCCCCCCAATCCCTTTGtacccccagtcccaccccccatccatccctcccacacccccatccacccctctgtacccccagtcccacccctccctcccacacccccatgcccccacccatcccccctcccctcccctcccctccatactCCCagtcccccccattccccccacaccccctccatacccccccatcccacccccctatTCCCTCACACCTCCTCCAtacccccacatccccccacctgcccctcttCCACTGGGGGCCCCTGAACCCCGGACACCCAGATTCGTCCCTGCTCACCTGTCAACGCCACGCTTCGCCGCCAGGGGCCGCCCTGGGGAACCCCGGCGTCCGGGACCTGCCCTGAGCCGCAGCGGAGTCCCGGACGCCGGGGTCCCATTTAAAGAACCCCGGGCGCTGAGCTCACCCGCATCTCATTAGCCGCTGGCCAATGGGAAGCCGCCTCATTAGCAtgtggaggcggggggagggaatgagGAAGTTCTGAGGGAGGACCGAGGGGGGATACGGCGGTGCCCCcacagcgcccctcccccccggctcctgACCCCCCCAGCCGGAGTCACGGGGGGGGAATCTGGTCTGATTAGCCAAGAATCCAATGACGACACTGGGGGGACACGAGGACTCTCAGCgcccagcccccccttccccagatgtgccccttccccccagccccacatatTGCCCCGGCCCCTCCTTCCCACCACCCTTCAAAATCTCCCCCTACCGACGCCGAGCCCCAGACCCAcaacccttcccagcccccccttcccccaccggGTACCCCCAGCCCCAtaacttctcccctccccacacatccccccctttctgtccccaccccctcccatcttCCTCAGACACccagccccacatccccacccctcccccaccccatgactCAGCCTCTCCCCCACATGCCCCTTCCCACTTCTGGCCCTATCTCCTCACACTGACACCCCACAACaccccacacacaacccccccccccagcatctgcTTCCCCAGCCCCATAACTCCCTCAGAACAGTGGATCCAGCACTGaaccccctcccgctccccacactgccctgcctaaccgggggggggctgcaggtcgggagtgaggggcaccggcagggcgggggggcaggggtctgcgggtcgggagtgaggggcaccagggggcaggggtctgcggggcgggagtgaggggcactggcagggcgggggggcaggggactgtggggcaggagtgaggggcaccggggggcgggagggcaggggtctgcgggtcgggagtgaggggcaccagggggcaggggactgtggggcgggagtgaggggcactggggggcggggggcaggggtctgcgggtcgggagtgaggggcaccagggggcaggggtctgcggggcaggagtgaggggcaccggcagggtgggggggcaggggactgtggggcgggagtgaggggcaccggggggcaggggggcaggggtctgcgggtcgggagtgaggggcaccagggggcaggggtctgcggggcgggagtgaggggcaccggcagggcgggagggcaggggtctgcgggtcgggagtgaggggcaccagggggcaggggtctgtggggcaggagtgaggggcaccggcagggcgggggggcaggggtctgcgggtcgggagtgaggggcaccagggggcaggggtctgcggggcgggagtgaggggcaccggcagggcgggggggcaggggactgtggggcgggagtgaggggcaccagggggcgggggggaaggggtctgcgggtcgggagtgaggggcaccagggggcaggggtctgtggggcaggagtgaggggcaccggcagggcgggggggcaggggtctgcggggcgggagtgaggggcaccggcagggcgggggggcaggggactgtggggcgggagtgaggggcaccggggggcgggggggcaggggtctgcgggtcgggagtgaggggcaccagggggcaggggtctgtggggcaggagtgaggggcaccggcagggcgggggggcaggggactgtggggcgggagtgaggggcaccggggggcgggggggcaggggtctgcgggtcgggagtgaggggcaccagggggcaggggtctgtggggcaggagtgaggggcaccggcagggcgggggggcaggggactgtggggcgggagtgaggggcaccagggggcaggggtctgtggggcaggagtgaggggcaccggcagggcgggggggcaggggactgcggggcgggagtgaggggcaccggggggcgggggggcaggggtctgcgggtcgggagtgaggggcaccagggggcaggggtctgtgggcaggagtgaggggcaccggcagggcggggggggcaggggactgtggcgcgggagtgaggggcaccagggggcaggggtctgtggggcaggagtgaggggcaccggcagggcgggggggcaggggactgcggggcgggagtgaggggcaccggggggcgggggggcaggggtctgcgggttgggagtgaggggcaccagggg
This portion of the Chelonia mydas isolate rCheMyd1 chromosome 13, rCheMyd1.pri.v2, whole genome shotgun sequence genome encodes:
- the NRL gene encoding neural retina-specific leucine zipper protein; translation: MGPRRPGLRCGSGQVPDAGVPQGGPWRRSVALTGLRPHDAAPPRMSVPLAEFPTSPLALEYLNDFDLLKFEVKRELAGPMGGASLGPSPCSSVPPSPTLSEVGMGDGGDPKAGLEELCWLAALHQQMAGGGEGLGLSPEEAVEALLGGAAEGGFCPGGLLQPQQQLPPLRDRLSDEQLVGMSVRELNRRLRGVGKDEVLRLKQKRRTLKNRGYAQSCRFKRVQQRHVLEAEKSRLARELEALRGELARLARERDLYKARCEKLLPQAPSPSQGFL